The Oceanispirochaeta sp. genome contains a region encoding:
- a CDS encoding alpha-xylosidase: protein MKQVNDFMADMADFDIHPEAVLWRAGSPRQVLSTPGGAVEIQFPFMPYILKGSLIPQEGETENLKAFTLEAWGDDILHFYSAHHSETPMLSVSRELKKTALTVKEDETGWSILDSHNQIRGRFEKKKDPLPGWSDMIRASYDSLQGFLSPDGMTRLSFSGSDQFFPEKVESLPLAFLSYKEGGKEKESSLFSFQAEYNEHFAGTGERFAPTDIRGKTFVLENHDGLGVNSRRCYKNIPFYLSSRGYGVFMHTSAHIRLSLADISTRAAQARIEEPEVDLFLMGGGPPERILFHYRSLTGFPPELPLWSYGTWMSRMTYFSADEIEEICDRLREEKYPCDVIHIDTGWFEIDWVCEWKFSKKNFPDPAGFMKRLKDSHYRVSLWQTPNIGEGNALLEEAVEKRYLAPASAEGGISSASDFSGQDFGGQIDFSNPEALAWYQSLLKSLFDKGAAVIKTDFGESILMDSDYLNIKADLFHNIYSLYYQKAAFEASLKHTGEGIIWARSAWAGAQRYPIHWGGDAAASWDGMAASLRGGLQLGLSGFGYWSHDVPGFHGLPEFMNTLPTETLYMRWTQFAVFSSHLRYHGTSPREPWHYPGITGMIRKWLNLRYHLIPYFLQEAALMGSSGFPFLRSLLFHSPEDPMTWMVDDQFFCGGSLLVCPVMNDRGVRDVYLPEGCWIDFWTGEETAGPVLLRNVETPLDRLPLYCVKGAEIPVYPELVQSTDEMDLFRVEVLKIDSAFSGWLDSEYAGSWGWT from the coding sequence ATCTCCCCGGCAGGTTCTGTCTACTCCCGGGGGAGCAGTAGAAATTCAATTTCCCTTCATGCCCTATATTTTGAAAGGGAGTCTCATCCCTCAGGAAGGGGAAACTGAGAATCTGAAGGCATTTACTCTCGAAGCCTGGGGAGATGATATCCTCCATTTCTATTCTGCCCATCATTCTGAGACTCCTATGCTGAGTGTCTCTCGGGAACTCAAAAAAACTGCTCTGACCGTCAAAGAGGATGAAACCGGATGGTCCATTCTGGATAGTCACAACCAGATCCGCGGCCGTTTTGAAAAGAAAAAAGATCCACTGCCGGGCTGGAGCGACATGATCCGGGCATCCTATGATTCACTCCAGGGATTCCTGTCTCCCGATGGAATGACGAGACTCTCCTTCAGCGGATCGGATCAGTTTTTTCCAGAGAAAGTGGAATCTCTGCCTCTGGCCTTCCTCAGCTATAAGGAAGGAGGCAAAGAAAAAGAGAGCAGCCTCTTCTCATTCCAGGCTGAATACAACGAGCATTTTGCCGGAACAGGAGAGCGCTTTGCTCCCACCGATATCAGAGGAAAGACCTTTGTTCTGGAAAACCATGACGGCCTGGGTGTGAACAGCCGGCGCTGCTATAAAAACATACCCTTTTACCTCTCCAGCAGAGGCTATGGTGTCTTTATGCATACCAGCGCCCATATTCGCCTCTCCCTTGCCGACATCTCCACCAGAGCCGCCCAGGCCCGGATTGAAGAACCCGAGGTGGATCTATTTCTAATGGGAGGCGGCCCCCCCGAAAGGATTCTATTTCACTACCGCTCCCTGACCGGCTTCCCCCCGGAACTCCCCCTGTGGAGCTATGGAACCTGGATGAGCCGGATGACCTATTTTTCCGCCGATGAAATTGAGGAAATCTGTGACAGACTGCGGGAGGAAAAATACCCCTGCGATGTGATTCATATCGATACGGGCTGGTTCGAAATAGACTGGGTCTGTGAATGGAAGTTCAGCAAAAAGAACTTCCCTGATCCGGCAGGATTTATGAAGAGGCTGAAGGACAGCCACTACCGGGTGTCCCTCTGGCAGACTCCCAATATCGGTGAGGGAAATGCCCTGCTGGAAGAGGCAGTAGAAAAAAGATACCTGGCACCTGCTTCTGCCGAGGGAGGCATCAGTAGTGCCTCCGATTTTTCGGGACAGGACTTCGGAGGGCAGATTGATTTTTCAAACCCCGAAGCCCTCGCGTGGTACCAGTCCCTGCTGAAGAGTCTGTTTGACAAGGGAGCCGCGGTCATCAAAACCGATTTTGGGGAATCCATCCTGATGGATTCGGACTACCTGAACATAAAAGCTGACTTGTTTCACAATATTTATTCTCTTTACTATCAAAAGGCGGCCTTTGAGGCATCCCTTAAGCACACGGGAGAAGGAATCATCTGGGCCCGCTCCGCCTGGGCAGGCGCACAACGCTACCCCATTCACTGGGGCGGGGATGCCGCCGCCAGCTGGGATGGAATGGCCGCTTCCCTCCGGGGAGGACTGCAGCTGGGCCTTTCCGGCTTCGGTTACTGGAGTCATGACGTACCGGGATTCCACGGACTCCCTGAGTTTATGAACACCCTTCCGACGGAAACCCTCTATATGCGCTGGACCCAGTTTGCTGTCTTCAGCTCTCATCTCCGATACCACGGAACCTCACCAAGAGAACCCTGGCACTACCCCGGAATTACGGGCATGATCAGGAAGTGGCTGAACCTTCGTTATCACCTGATCCCCTACTTTCTTCAGGAAGCAGCCCTGATGGGAAGCAGCGGGTTTCCCTTCCTCCGATCCCTTCTGTTTCATTCTCCCGAGGACCCCATGACCTGGATGGTGGACGACCAGTTTTTCTGCGGCGGCAGTCTCCTGGTCTGCCCCGTGATGAATGACCGGGGAGTCCGGGATGTCTACCTTCCCGAGGGCTGCTGGATCGATTTCTGGACAGGAGAAGAAACAGCCGGTCCGGTTCTGCTTAGAAACGTAGAGACTCCTCTGGACAGGCTGCCCCTCTACTGCGTGAAGGGAGCCGAGATCCCGGTTTATCCCGAACTGGTTCAGTCTACGGATGAGATGGATCTTTTCCGTGTAGAAGTTCTTAAGATTGATTCCGCTTTTTCTGGATGGCTGGATTCAGAGTACGCCGGGTCCTGGGGCTGG